In one Armatimonadota bacterium genomic region, the following are encoded:
- a CDS encoding ThuA domain-containing protein: protein MNKLIRVTVWNEFRHEKNTDHPASKLYPKGMQEAIAEHLRTQPDFKVRTAALDEPAQGLPDSVLDDTDVLIWWGHMAHGEVSDELVDKLQQKIVIGGMGLIVLHSGHFSKIFKRLMGTTCNLIWREADEKERLWIVDSSHPIAEGLGEYFELPQEEMYGERFDIPQPDELVFISWFQGGEVFRSGCCWHRGRGKVFYFRPGHESYPTYRDANVLKVIENAVRWASPVNTVVHTFGNRQPLEKL, encoded by the coding sequence ATGAACAAATTAATAAGGGTTACGGTTTGGAACGAGTTCAGACATGAAAAAAACACCGACCATCCAGCGAGCAAACTTTACCCCAAGGGTATGCAAGAGGCGATTGCCGAACACCTCCGAACCCAGCCTGACTTTAAGGTGAGAACAGCAGCCCTTGATGAACCGGCACAGGGTCTGCCTGATAGCGTTCTTGATGATACAGATGTCCTAATTTGGTGGGGACATATGGCGCACGGTGAGGTTTCTGACGAGTTGGTAGACAAACTTCAACAGAAAATCGTAATTGGTGGAATGGGCTTAATCGTTTTGCATTCAGGACATTTCTCGAAAATATTCAAGAGGTTAATGGGAACAACCTGTAATCTAATTTGGCGTGAGGCCGACGAAAAGGAGCGCCTGTGGATTGTAGATTCGAGTCATCCAATTGCTGAGGGACTAGGCGAATATTTCGAACTTCCGCAAGAAGAAATGTATGGCGAGCGATTTGACATTCCCCAGCCAGATGAGCTGGTATTTATAAGTTGGTTCCAAGGTGGCGAAGTTTTCCGAAGTGGGTGTTGCTGGCATCGAGGTAGGGGCAAAGTGTTCTATTTCCGACCTGGTCACGAAAGCTATCCAACATATAGGGATGCCAATGTGCTCAAAGTAATCGAAAATGCTGTGCGCTGGGCTTCTCCAGTCAATACAGTTGTCCATACATTTGGTAATCGCCAGCCTTTGGAGAAGCTATAA
- a CDS encoding ATP-dependent DNA ligase: protein MKLSKLADHFAILDKTTSRNALIEELAKLFKESSDPEEIRKIVYLSEGILLPAYEGVEIGISEQLMARAIAEATGERIENIRKLYQKLGDYGLVAEHLIKWDGKGLTVGQAYEALLNIAQITGKGSIEAKVSELASLIKQLSPKEARYLIRIAIGKLRLGIGDPTIIDGLSLAYGENEQLPALLERAYNISGDMGRVAYILYKDGPEKLEKLKVQVGNPIRMELAERAPDVETILKRLGKCSSEPKYDGFRAQIHKSGDIVQIFTRNLENTTKMFPDIIEATRKQINARQAIFEGEAVSYDPETGEFHSFQITVRRKRKHLIEEKEEELPLKLMVFDCLFVDGKEMIDEPYIERRKALQKIVSSNQTIQVTDALISEKPEEITAFFNLMVSSGLEGIIAKSLESPYRAGRRTFDWLKLKRSYQGKLADTVDCVIVGYFAGRGKRAKWGIGSLLCAVYDEKKDKFQTITRVASGLTDEDWVKMKEILDEIVVDEKPARVESLIEPDVWVEPRYVTEILADEITRSPIHTAGRDDSDTGFALRFPRIIKAIRTDRRPEDATTIGEVKNLYETQRQVAMK from the coding sequence GTGAAGCTATCGAAACTTGCTGACCATTTTGCGATTTTAGACAAAACTACTTCTAGAAACGCTCTTATAGAAGAGTTAGCCAAACTTTTTAAGGAAAGTAGCGATCCAGAAGAGATTAGAAAGATCGTTTATCTTTCTGAGGGAATCTTATTGCCAGCGTACGAAGGGGTAGAAATTGGCATAAGTGAGCAACTTATGGCGCGTGCAATTGCTGAAGCCACTGGTGAGAGAATTGAGAACATCCGAAAGCTTTACCAAAAGCTTGGGGATTACGGCCTCGTCGCAGAGCATCTAATCAAATGGGATGGGAAAGGGCTTACTGTTGGGCAGGCATATGAAGCTCTGCTTAATATTGCTCAAATCACTGGTAAAGGAAGTATAGAAGCCAAGGTTTCAGAACTTGCTTCCCTAATAAAACAGCTCAGTCCCAAAGAAGCAAGATATCTTATTCGAATCGCCATTGGAAAACTTCGATTAGGCATTGGCGACCCAACAATTATTGACGGTCTTTCTCTTGCTTATGGAGAAAATGAACAACTTCCAGCTCTGCTTGAGCGGGCCTATAACATTTCAGGAGACATGGGGCGTGTAGCATATATTCTCTACAAGGATGGACCTGAAAAGCTAGAAAAATTAAAAGTGCAGGTGGGCAATCCAATTCGAATGGAGCTTGCAGAACGTGCACCTGACGTAGAAACTATCCTCAAAAGGTTAGGAAAGTGCTCTTCAGAACCAAAATATGATGGCTTTAGAGCTCAAATCCACAAAAGTGGAGATATCGTACAAATCTTTACACGAAATCTTGAAAACACAACCAAAATGTTCCCAGACATCATCGAAGCAACACGCAAACAAATCAATGCACGCCAAGCAATTTTTGAAGGCGAAGCGGTTTCTTATGACCCAGAAACAGGCGAATTTCATTCATTCCAAATTACCGTGCGCCGAAAGCGTAAGCACTTAATTGAAGAAAAAGAAGAAGAACTACCACTCAAACTTATGGTTTTTGACTGTCTTTTTGTAGATGGCAAGGAAATGATAGACGAGCCCTATATTGAACGGCGCAAAGCACTCCAAAAAATTGTTTCATCTAACCAGACAATCCAGGTTACCGATGCACTTATTTCAGAAAAGCCCGAAGAGATTACTGCCTTTTTTAATTTGATGGTATCTTCAGGCTTAGAAGGCATTATTGCAAAAAGTCTTGAAAGCCCATACCGCGCTGGGCGACGCACCTTCGATTGGTTAAAGCTCAAACGAAGTTATCAAGGAAAACTCGCTGATACAGTCGATTGCGTTATAGTTGGTTATTTTGCAGGCAGAGGCAAGCGAGCAAAATGGGGGATAGGTTCACTCCTTTGTGCTGTTTACGATGAAAAAAAGGATAAATTTCAAACTATCACTAGGGTTGCCAGCGGCTTAACGGATGAAGACTGGGTAAAAATGAAGGAAATACTCGATGAAATTGTTGTTGACGAAAAGCCCGCGCGAGTAGAAAGCCTTATTGAACCGGACGTATGGGTTGAACCCCGATATGTAACAGAAATTCTAGCCGACGAAATTACACGCAGCCCAATCCATACCGCCGGCCGCGACGACAGCGACACTGGTTTTGCGCTCAGATTCCCTCGTATTATTAAAGCAATTCGAACCGACCGCCGGCCAGAAGATGCTACTACTATAGGTGAGGTTAAAAATCTCTATGAGACCCAGCGGCAAGTAGCTATGAAATAA
- the pstC gene encoding phosphate ABC transporter permease subunit PstC, giving the protein MAKRRRKLIEKIIERLLQLSGIATVIFVILIFGLLLGNGLPIFRYTSVGRFLFGREWFPLSGRFEIFPLIIGSLLVTAGAVVIAVPLGIAVAVYIAEIASPRVKELLKPAVETLAAIPSVVIGFIGLLVVAPAVKTLLHLPTGLTAFTGSLMLAFMSLPTIISISEDAITAVPMDYRAASLALGATRWQTISRVVVPSAKSGITAAVMLGIGRVIGETMAVLMVTGNAAVIPHSIFQPVRTMTATVAAEMGETVQYSPHYFALFAIGLVLFVIAFLINLIADLALHRKEIVR; this is encoded by the coding sequence ATGGCAAAAAGGCGTCGAAAGCTTATAGAAAAAATCATCGAGCGATTATTACAGCTAAGCGGAATTGCAACGGTCATTTTTGTAATTTTAATATTTGGTTTGTTGCTCGGAAATGGCCTTCCAATCTTTAGATACACCAGCGTTGGAAGGTTTCTTTTTGGACGTGAGTGGTTTCCACTTTCAGGGCGTTTTGAAATATTCCCGCTTATAATAGGCTCGTTGTTAGTTACCGCAGGTGCAGTAGTTATCGCTGTCCCACTTGGCATAGCGGTTGCCGTTTATATTGCTGAGATTGCGTCTCCTCGCGTGAAAGAACTTTTGAAACCGGCGGTCGAGACACTTGCTGCGATTCCTTCAGTGGTTATTGGTTTCATTGGACTTCTTGTGGTTGCACCAGCAGTAAAAACATTGTTGCATTTACCCACGGGTCTTACAGCTTTTACTGGTTCGCTAATGCTAGCATTTATGTCTCTCCCAACAATTATTTCAATTTCAGAAGATGCAATTACCGCGGTGCCAATGGATTATCGTGCCGCATCATTGGCGCTTGGTGCTACAAGATGGCAGACAATAAGCCGTGTTGTTGTGCCATCAGCAAAAAGCGGAATAACAGCTGCTGTAATGTTGGGAATCGGCCGTGTTATAGGCGAGACAATGGCTGTGCTTATGGTAACTGGCAATGCGGCAGTGATTCCCCACTCTATTTTCCAACCTGTGCGAACGATGACGGCTACAGTAGCAGCTGAAATGGGAGAAACCGTTCAATATTCACCTCACTACTTTGCTTTATTCGCAATTGGATTGGTTCTTTTCGTTATTGCGTTTCTCATTAATTTAATAGCAGACCTTGCGCTTCATCGAAAGGAAATAGTGAGATGA